The Mercurialis annua linkage group LG8, ddMerAnnu1.2, whole genome shotgun sequence genome window below encodes:
- the LOC126662336 gene encoding ras-related protein RABA4c-like → MSKSQVNFNQKIDYVFKIVLIGDSAVGKSQLLARFARNEFNLDSKATIGVEFQTKTLTIDHKTVKAQIWDTAGQERYRAVTSAYYRGAVGAMLVYDITKRQSFDHVAKWLEELRGHADNNIVIMLVGNKSDLGSLRAVPTEDAKEFAQKESLFYMETSALESINVESAFISVLTEIYRVVSKKSLVANEEQEEGNTSLLKGNKIIVPVQEPELRANNSGCCSRS, encoded by the exons ATGTCAAAATCTCAAGTGAATTTCAATCAAAAAATAGACTACGTTTTCAAAATAGTACTCATCGGCGACTCTGCAGTTGGGAAATCTCAGCTACTCGCTAGATTCGCCAGAAACGAGTTCAATTTAGATTCCAAAGCAACCATCGGAGTTGAATTCCAAACTAAAACCCTAACTATTGATCATAAAACTGTCAAGGCTCAGATTTGGGACACTGCTGGTCAAGAACG CTATCGAGCAGTGACAAGTGCATATTACAGAGGAGCAGTGGGGGCAATGCTGGTTTATGATATAACCAAGCGTCAGTCTTTTGATCATGTCGCTAAGTGGTTAGAGGAATTGCGTGGGCATGCTGATAACAATATCGTCATCATGCTTGTAGGAAACAAGTCTGACCTGGGGTCACTTAGAGCTGTACCAACTGAAGATGCCAAAGAATTTGCTCAAAAGGAAAGCCTCTTCTATATGGAGACATCAGCCCTTGAGTCCATTAACGTTGAGTCTGCTTTCATTTCAGTACTAACAGAGATTTATCGAGTTGTCAGCAAAAAGTCTCTGGTTGCAAATGAAGAACAGGAGGAAGGGAACACTTCACTTCTCAAGGGAAACAAGATTATTGTTCCTGTACAGGAGCCAGAATTGCGAGCTAATAACTCTGGCTGTTGTAGTAGATCATAG
- the LOC126661637 gene encoding uncharacterized protein LOC126661637, producing the protein MVSRELREIFQSRWWAVGTAWRFLPEEAVSFYFEEFKKKFFWEDEFEERVIRSTFEKHAANRYSDRLSTYKTSRERDVSITDDVWEAWERVWDSDEAKKKSAQARANQMSEPAGAGTGPVRHTGGSMSALKHKAVLAKELGREPTHAEVHKRMHTLKADPTRFVDERARIAAERFEQEMLAATQTAEGSTASTPVDPDQVYLAVEGVKKRRVYGLGSVGSEFVAS; encoded by the exons ATGGTATCTAGAGAGTTGCGGGAAATCTTCCAGAGTCGGTGGTGGGCAGTAGGCACCGCTTGGAGATTTTTGCCTGAGGAAGCTGTTTCTTTTTACTTCGAGGAGTTTAag AAAAAATTCTTCTGGGAGGACGAATTCGAGGAACGAGTCATCCGAAGTACTTTCGAGAAGCATGCTGCGAACCGGTATTCTGACAGGCTGTCCACCTACAAGACTTCTCGTGAGAGAGACGTGTCTATTACCGACGACGTGTGGGAGGCCTGGGAGAGAGTTTGGGACTCTGATGAGGCGAAGAAGAAATCGGCCCAGGCACGGGCCAATCAGATGAGCGAGCCGGCCGGAGCTGGTACTGGACCGGTTCGACATACCGGAGGCTCGATGTCTGCTTTGAAGCATAAGGCTGTTTtg GCTAAGGAGCTGGGGCGTGAGCCGACACATGCTGAGGTGCACAAGCGGATGCACACTCTGAAGGCTGACCCGACACGATTCGTGGACGAGCGCGCGAGGATTGCGGCT GAGCGGTTTGAGCAGGAGATGTTGGCTGCCACACAGACAGCCGAGGGGAGTACTGCATCTACCCCAGTGGACCCAGACCAGGTTTATCTCGCTGTTGAGGGGGTGAAGAAGCGGCGTGTATACGGATTAGGCTCAGTTGGTTCTGAGTTCGTCGCCTCTTAG